One genomic segment of Fusobacterium nucleatum includes these proteins:
- a CDS encoding efflux RND transporter periplasmic adaptor subunit: MKIKYILLFLIIFIFTACKKDAEEEIIRPVKIQEINSIQDENFNIDFPAQISPTQKTVLAFKYAGKIKSINFESGDFVRKGQVIATMDNKDYMVNLEAFSKKYEAAKAVAQNAEVQFSRAEKLYKGGALAKKDYDNALMQKNVAISTFKEASAGLENARNTLNDTKIIAPYDGYIDKKIVEVGTVVPEGGPVISFISNEITDISINASLKNVENIRNAKNIVFKDNSSEKVYPLEIKNIAQNPDSINLTYPVTFTFSNLGKDEKFLSGQTGTVTISVKNNGNQEILIPLDALFEDNGSNVYLFKNGVAVKTAVEIGELRESDKISIIKGLKSGDKVIVAGVSKLADGEKVKLLGGTK; encoded by the coding sequence ATGAAAATAAAATATATATTACTTTTTTTAATAATTTTTATTTTTACAGCTTGTAAAAAAGATGCAGAAGAAGAAATTATAAGACCTGTAAAAATTCAAGAAATAAATTCAATACAGGATGAAAATTTTAACATTGATTTTCCTGCACAAATTTCTCCTACACAAAAAACTGTATTAGCTTTTAAATATGCTGGTAAAATTAAGAGTATAAATTTTGAAAGTGGAGATTTTGTAAGAAAAGGTCAAGTTATTGCCACAATGGATAATAAAGATTATATGGTGAATTTAGAAGCATTTTCTAAAAAATATGAAGCAGCTAAGGCTGTTGCTCAAAATGCAGAAGTGCAATTTTCTAGAGCTGAAAAATTATATAAGGGTGGAGCTCTTGCAAAAAAAGATTATGACAATGCACTTATGCAAAAAAATGTTGCCATTTCAACTTTTAAAGAAGCTAGTGCTGGGCTTGAAAATGCAAGAAATACTTTGAATGATACAAAAATAATAGCTCCTTATGATGGATATATTGATAAAAAAATAGTTGAAGTAGGGACTGTTGTTCCAGAAGGAGGTCCTGTCATTTCTTTTATATCAAATGAAATAACAGATATTTCTATAAACGCTTCATTAAAAAATGTTGAAAATATAAGAAATGCAAAGAATATAGTCTTTAAGGATAATTCATCAGAAAAAGTATATCCTCTTGAAATTAAAAATATTGCTCAAAATCCTGATTCTATCAATTTAACTTATCCAGTTACATTTACTTTTTCAAATCTTGGTAAAGATGAAAAATTTTTATCTGGACAAACAGGTACTGTGACTATATCTGTTAAAAACAATGGAAATCAAGAAATTTTAATTCCATTAGATGCTCTTTTTGAAGATAATGGTTCAAATGTTTATCTATTTAAAAATGGAGTGGCTGTAAAAACGGCAGTAGAAATAGGTGAATTAAGAGAAAGTGATAAAATAAGTATAATTAAAGGATTAAAAAGTGGTGATAAAGTCATAGTTGCAGGAGTGAGTAAATTAGCAGATGGAGAAAAAGTAAAACTTTTAGGAGGAACTAAATGA